One region of Bacillus zhangzhouensis genomic DNA includes:
- a CDS encoding anti-sigma-F factor Fin family protein → MALHYYCRHCGVKVGSLDKSAVQSEALGFHHLTNEERNDMISYRENGDLHVQTICEDCQEALERNPDYHQYHTFIQ, encoded by the coding sequence ATGGCTTTGCATTATTACTGCCGCCACTGTGGTGTAAAGGTGGGCAGTCTAGATAAATCTGCTGTCCAAAGTGAAGCACTTGGATTTCATCACTTAACAAATGAGGAAAGAAACGATATGATTTCTTATAGGGAAAATGGTGATTTACATGTACAAACCATTTGTGAGGATTGCCAAGAGGCGCTCGAAAGAAATCCTGATTACCATCAGTATCATACTTTTATTCAATAA
- the glmU gene encoding bifunctional UDP-N-acetylglucosamine diphosphorylase/glucosamine-1-phosphate N-acetyltransferase GlmU gives MDKRFAVILAAGKGTRMKSKLYKVLHPVCGKPMVEHVADEALKLSLAKLVTIVGHGAEDVKEQLGDRSEYALQEEQLGTAHAVKQAKSFLAQEKGTTIVICGDTPLLTAETMEAMLSEHQKHQAKVTILTAHADDPTGYGRIIRDETGAVVKIVEHKDANDAERQVNEINTGTYCFSNEDLFRVIEQVSNENAQGEYYLPDVIEILKNEGQTVAAYQTPHLEETLGVNDRIALSQAEQFMKRRINHQHMKNGVTLIDPENTYISPDAVIGEDTIIYPGTIIKGNVKIGADATIGPNTEIVDSIIGDRTVIKQSVVCDSEVGADVTIGPFAHIRPLSKIGDKVKIGNFVEIKKTVFGDRSKASHLSYIGDAEVGTDVNLGCGSITVNYDGKNKFLTKIEDGAFIGCNSNLVAPVTVGKGAYVAAGSTVTEDVPQDALSIARARQVNKEDYVKNIHKK, from the coding sequence ATGGATAAGCGGTTCGCAGTGATTTTAGCAGCGGGAAAAGGAACGAGAATGAAGTCGAAGCTATATAAAGTACTTCATCCAGTTTGCGGAAAACCAATGGTCGAGCATGTGGCAGATGAAGCGTTAAAGCTTTCTTTAGCCAAGCTAGTGACGATTGTCGGTCATGGTGCAGAGGACGTTAAAGAGCAGCTTGGAGACAGAAGTGAGTATGCACTTCAAGAAGAACAGCTGGGAACAGCCCATGCCGTCAAACAAGCAAAGTCGTTCCTCGCGCAGGAAAAGGGAACAACCATTGTCATTTGTGGTGATACGCCATTATTGACAGCGGAAACAATGGAAGCCATGTTAAGCGAGCATCAAAAACATCAAGCGAAAGTCACTATTTTAACAGCACATGCGGATGATCCGACGGGCTATGGCCGTATTATTCGTGATGAAACAGGTGCTGTCGTGAAAATTGTGGAGCATAAAGATGCAAACGATGCAGAGCGTCAAGTGAATGAAATTAATACAGGGACTTATTGCTTTTCAAATGAAGATCTCTTCCGTGTGATTGAGCAAGTGTCGAATGAAAATGCACAGGGTGAATACTACTTGCCAGACGTCATTGAAATTTTAAAAAATGAAGGGCAAACAGTTGCAGCTTATCAAACACCGCATCTTGAAGAAACACTTGGAGTCAATGACCGTATCGCTCTATCACAAGCAGAGCAATTCATGAAGCGACGTATTAATCATCAGCATATGAAGAATGGTGTGACCTTGATTGATCCTGAGAACACGTATATTTCGCCAGATGCTGTCATCGGTGAAGATACAATCATTTATCCTGGGACGATCATCAAAGGGAATGTAAAAATCGGTGCAGACGCCACTATTGGACCAAACACTGAAATTGTTGACAGCATCATCGGAGATCGAACAGTCATTAAGCAATCTGTCGTCTGCGATAGTGAAGTTGGAGCTGATGTGACAATTGGACCGTTTGCTCATATTCGCCCGTTGTCGAAAATTGGCGATAAAGTGAAAATCGGGAATTTTGTCGAAATCAAGAAAACAGTTTTCGGAGACCGCAGCAAAGCATCTCATCTAAGTTACATTGGAGACGCAGAGGTCGGAACTGATGTAAACCTTGGCTGTGGTTCCATTACAGTCAACTATGATGGGAAAAACAAATTCTTAACGAAGATTGAAGACGGTGCCTTTATTGGCTGTAATTCAAATCTCGTTGCACCAGTCACTGTCGGAAAAGGGGCATATGTTGCAGCCGGTTCAACGGTTACAGAAGATGTACCGCAGGATGCATTGTCTATTGCTAGAGCAAGACAAGTCAATAAAGAAGATTATGTGAAAAATATTCATAAAAAATAA
- a CDS encoding RidA family protein: MTKVVQTKHAPAAIGPYSQGIIVNNMFYSSGQIPLTPDGDFVNGDIKEQTHQVFRNLEAVLKAAGASFETVVKATVFIKDMEQFTEVNEVYGEYFHTHKPARSCVEVARLPKDALVEIEVVALVK, translated from the coding sequence ATGACAAAAGTTGTTCAAACCAAACATGCACCAGCAGCCATTGGACCATACTCTCAAGGAATTATAGTCAATAACATGTTTTACAGCTCAGGGCAGATTCCATTAACCCCTGATGGAGATTTTGTGAATGGAGATATTAAAGAACAAACACATCAAGTGTTCCGTAATCTTGAGGCTGTACTTAAAGCAGCAGGTGCTTCCTTTGAAACAGTCGTAAAAGCAACTGTTTTCATCAAAGATATGGAACAATTCACTGAAGTGAATGAAGTATACGGTGAGTATTTCCATACACATAAGCCAGCACGTTCATGTGTGGAAGTGGCAAGACTTCCAAAAGATGCGCTTGTAGAAATAGAAGTAGTTGCATTAGTAAAATAA
- the spoVG gene encoding septation regulator SpoVG, with protein MEVTDVRLRRVNTDGRMRAIASITLDHEFVVHDIRVIDGNNGLFVAMPSKRTPDGEFRDIAHPINSSTRGKIQDAVLNEYHRLGEEEETIEYEEAGAS; from the coding sequence GTGGAAGTTACTGACGTAAGATTACGCCGCGTGAATACCGATGGTCGCATGAGGGCGATTGCATCCATCACGCTGGACCACGAATTTGTTGTTCATGATATTCGTGTGATTGATGGAAACAATGGGTTGTTTGTTGCAATGCCTAGCAAACGCACGCCTGATGGAGAGTTTCGCGATATTGCACATCCAATTAATTCAAGCACTCGGGGTAAAATCCAAGATGCTGTATTAAATGAATATCATCGCTTAGGCGAAGAGGAAGAAACAATTGAATATGAAGAAGCTGGAGCTTCTTAA
- a CDS encoding 50S ribosomal protein L25/general stress protein Ctc — protein sequence MATLKANKRTDFKRSTLQKIRHSGHVPGVIYGKNTDSLAVSLNSIDLLKTLRDEGKNTIITLDVGGETKSVMVTELQTDPLKNELVHADFQVVDLQREIDADVPIQLIGESKGVKDGGVLQQPLFELSVTAKPKDIPQYIEADITNLEVNDVLTVADLPVQSSYQINNDPEEVVASILPPQQSEVPEPDSEEEPQEPEAIKEKGNDGE from the coding sequence ATGGCAACTTTAAAAGCAAATAAAAGAACTGATTTCAAACGTTCCACACTGCAAAAAATCCGTCATTCAGGACACGTTCCTGGTGTCATATACGGAAAAAATACAGACAGCCTGGCTGTTTCATTAAACAGCATCGATTTATTAAAAACCTTACGTGATGAAGGGAAGAATACAATCATCACCTTAGATGTGGGTGGTGAAACGAAATCTGTGATGGTCACAGAATTACAAACTGATCCGCTGAAAAATGAACTAGTCCATGCTGATTTCCAAGTCGTTGACTTACAGCGTGAAATTGACGCGGATGTACCAATACAGCTGATTGGCGAATCTAAAGGGGTAAAAGATGGCGGTGTGCTTCAGCAGCCACTATTCGAACTATCTGTTACAGCGAAACCAAAAGATATCCCGCAGTATATTGAAGCTGATATTACAAACTTAGAAGTCAATGATGTCTTAACAGTTGCTGATCTGCCTGTTCAGTCATCTTATCAAATCAATAACGATCCAGAAGAAGTCGTTGCATCTATTCTGCCACCTCAGCAATCAGAGGTTCCTGAGCCAGATAGCGAAGAGGAGCCGCAAGAGCCTGAGGCCATTAAAGAAAAGGGTAACGATGGAGAATAA
- a CDS encoding ribose-phosphate diphosphokinase, which translates to MSNRYADANLKIFSLNSNPELAKEIADRIGVDVGKSSVKRFSDGEVQINIEESIRGCDCYVIQSTSAPVNEHIMELLIMVDALKRASAKTVNIVIPYYGYARQDRKAKPREPITAKLFANLLETAGATRVIALDLHAPQIQGFFDIPIDNLMAVPILTNYFEQKNLNDIVVVSPDHGGVTRARKMADRLKAPIAIIDKRRPKPNVAEVMNIIGNIEGKTAILIDDIIDTAGTITLAANALVENGAAEVYACCTHPVLSGPAVERITNSKIKELVVTNSIHLTDDKKVDKFIPLSVGPLLAEAIIRVHEEESVSYLFS; encoded by the coding sequence ATGTCTAATCGTTATGCTGATGCCAATTTAAAGATATTCTCTTTGAATTCAAACCCTGAACTTGCCAAAGAAATTGCCGATCGTATCGGAGTTGATGTAGGAAAGAGCTCTGTTAAACGCTTTAGTGACGGTGAAGTCCAAATCAATATTGAAGAAAGTATCCGCGGCTGTGATTGTTACGTCATTCAATCAACAAGTGCGCCAGTCAATGAGCATATTATGGAACTGCTCATTATGGTTGATGCCCTAAAACGCGCTTCTGCGAAAACTGTCAATATTGTGATCCCTTATTACGGATATGCACGACAAGATCGTAAGGCAAAACCTCGTGAGCCAATCACTGCGAAGCTTTTTGCAAACTTGCTTGAAACAGCAGGTGCTACACGTGTTATTGCACTTGATCTTCATGCGCCGCAAATCCAAGGTTTCTTTGATATTCCAATCGATAACTTAATGGCTGTGCCAATCTTAACAAACTATTTCGAACAGAAGAACTTGAATGATATCGTTGTTGTGTCTCCTGACCACGGTGGTGTGACACGTGCGCGTAAAATGGCAGACCGCCTGAAAGCGCCAATCGCAATTATCGACAAACGCCGTCCAAAGCCAAACGTTGCTGAAGTTATGAACATTATTGGTAACATTGAAGGCAAAACTGCCATTCTGATCGATGATATCATTGATACAGCTGGTACTATTACACTAGCAGCAAATGCGCTGGTCGAAAATGGAGCAGCTGAAGTATATGCTTGCTGTACACACCCAGTATTGTCTGGACCAGCAGTAGAACGCATCACAAACTCTAAAATTAAAGAATTGGTTGTTACAAACAGTATTCACTTAACAGATGACAAGAAAGTTGATAAATTCATTCCGCTTTCAGTTGGGCCTTTGCTTGCAGAAGCCATCATCCGTGTACATGAAGAAGAATCTGTGAGCTATCTTTTTAGCTAA
- the pth gene encoding aminoacyl-tRNA hydrolase, which translates to MIAFVGLGNPGKEYEKTRHNVGFMTIDELSKKWDIPLNQSKFHGQFGTGFVSGQKVLLVKPLTYMNLSGECVRPLMDYYDIPLKQLKVIYDDLDLPTGRIRLRTKGSAGGHNGIKSLIHHLGSSEFDRFRIGIGRPQNGMKVVDYVLGRFSEEEQPDIASAIQSSVEACEAALKKPFLEVMNDFNKKV; encoded by the coding sequence ATGATTGCATTCGTTGGATTGGGTAATCCAGGAAAAGAATATGAAAAAACAAGACATAATGTCGGGTTTATGACAATAGATGAACTATCGAAAAAATGGGACATTCCTTTAAATCAATCAAAATTCCATGGACAATTTGGAACTGGGTTTGTTTCAGGACAAAAGGTTCTACTTGTAAAGCCACTTACATATATGAACTTATCAGGAGAATGTGTGCGTCCGCTGATGGACTATTACGATATCCCCCTTAAACAATTGAAAGTGATCTATGATGATTTAGATTTGCCGACTGGCCGGATACGCTTACGTACAAAAGGAAGTGCAGGCGGGCATAACGGAATCAAGTCATTGATTCACCATCTAGGTTCATCTGAATTTGACCGATTCCGTATCGGCATTGGACGTCCTCAAAACGGCATGAAGGTCGTTGATTACGTACTAGGACGTTTCTCAGAAGAGGAACAGCCTGACATCGCATCAGCCATTCAATCGTCTGTCGAGGCCTGTGAAGCGGCTTTAAAAAAGCCATTTTTAGAAGTGATGAATGATTTTAACAAGAAGGTATAA